Proteins from a genomic interval of Vreelandella profundi:
- a CDS encoding cytochrome ubiquinol oxidase subunit I, giving the protein MELDPLLLSRLQFAFVICFHTIFPVFTIGLASYIALLQGLFFKTHNPAWDRLALFWTKVFAVVFGMGVVSGIVMSFQFGTNWSNYSMAASNFLGPMLSYEVVTAFFLEAAFLGILLFGRGKVPQGVHLFAAITVAVGTFISAFWILSANSWMHTPAGVELIDNRFHVTSWSEAIFNPSFPYRFAHMALASFITGGFVVAGVSAWFLVQGRDPEANRRALSMCLWLLLFLTPAQAVVGDFHGLNTLEHQPAKVAAMEGHWETSTNVPLLLFAIPDQEAQANKFELGIPSLASIILTHSPDGEIPGLNEVAVDEQPPVIIVFWAFRVMVGIGLLMIGVSLMGLILRRNGRIYSQRLFLRALTGMIALPFIAVLAGWIVTESGRAPWLVYGIMTHAEGLTPSLTGPMALFSLIGYILVYAVVFYAGIYYLTRVVRNGMLPEDERETTDHNVHRPMRPLSAAHTSFDDDVDPVRS; this is encoded by the coding sequence ATGGAACTTGATCCACTGTTGTTATCACGATTGCAGTTTGCATTTGTGATCTGTTTCCACACTATTTTCCCGGTGTTTACCATCGGCCTCGCTTCCTACATTGCGTTGCTTCAGGGGCTGTTTTTTAAAACTCATAATCCTGCCTGGGATCGTTTGGCGCTATTCTGGACGAAAGTCTTTGCTGTGGTTTTCGGCATGGGCGTAGTGTCTGGCATCGTAATGTCGTTTCAGTTCGGTACGAACTGGAGTAATTACTCGATGGCGGCCTCCAACTTTTTAGGCCCCATGCTTAGCTATGAAGTTGTGACAGCCTTTTTCCTAGAAGCTGCCTTCCTAGGGATATTGCTTTTTGGACGCGGCAAAGTTCCCCAAGGCGTTCACCTGTTTGCGGCCATTACTGTCGCGGTAGGGACTTTTATATCCGCTTTCTGGATATTGTCAGCCAACAGCTGGATGCATACGCCGGCTGGCGTCGAGCTAATTGACAATCGATTCCACGTTACTTCCTGGTCTGAGGCAATTTTTAATCCCTCTTTTCCTTACCGCTTTGCCCATATGGCCCTGGCGTCGTTTATCACCGGTGGCTTTGTGGTGGCAGGCGTGAGCGCTTGGTTTTTGGTGCAAGGTCGCGACCCAGAGGCCAATCGTCGTGCGCTATCTATGTGTCTCTGGCTGCTGCTGTTTTTAACCCCAGCGCAGGCAGTGGTGGGTGATTTCCACGGTTTAAACACGTTAGAGCACCAGCCGGCTAAAGTCGCCGCTATGGAAGGGCACTGGGAGACTTCTACTAACGTACCGCTGCTGCTGTTCGCTATTCCAGACCAAGAGGCGCAAGCCAATAAATTTGAACTCGGTATTCCTAGCCTGGCCAGCATTATTCTGACGCACTCGCCTGATGGTGAAATACCTGGCCTTAATGAAGTAGCTGTTGATGAACAGCCGCCAGTGATTATTGTATTTTGGGCTTTCCGAGTCATGGTCGGCATTGGGCTATTAATGATTGGTGTGTCGCTGATGGGGCTGATTTTGCGTCGCAACGGGCGTATTTATAGTCAGCGATTATTTTTGAGGGCCTTAACCGGCATGATCGCACTGCCTTTTATCGCGGTGTTGGCAGGTTGGATCGTGACGGAGTCTGGGCGCGCGCCCTGGTTGGTTTACGGCATAATGACGCATGCTGAGGGCTTAACGCCGTCACTCACCGGCCCCATGGCATTGTTTTCACTGATTGGCTATATCCTGGTTTACGCCGTGGTGTTCTACGCAGGCATTTATTATCTAACACGAGTCGTGCGTAACGGTATGTTGCCGGAAGACGAGCGTGAAACGACTGATCACAATGTCCATCGTCCTATGCGGCCGCTATCTGCTGCGCATACCTCTTTTGATGATGACGTTGACCCGGTGAGGAGCTGA
- a CDS encoding calcium/sodium antiporter: MLLPVLAVAFGLALLVWSAEKFVEGAAATSRWLGLSPLLIGMLVIGFGTSAPEMMVSVLAATQGNPGLAVGNAYGSNIANIGLVLGSVALIAPLAVHSSVIRKEMPLLMLFTLVTGLMLLDGMVERWEALCLLLALVVFIVVSIILSRKQSDDALVAEVAETLESKPMSRGKSIMWTLVGLVLLVASSRLLVWGAVEIAVRFGVSDLIIGLTVVAVGTSLPELASSISALRRKEHDMVLGNVVGSNLFNSLAVVGIAGLIAPIETGREVLVRDWSVMTCMTLLMILFAFSWRGRPRRINRLEGGILLALFVAYTGYMVSIVVMSQ, from the coding sequence ATGTTGCTACCAGTATTAGCGGTTGCGTTCGGATTGGCGTTGCTGGTTTGGAGTGCCGAGAAATTTGTTGAAGGGGCTGCGGCAACGTCGCGCTGGCTAGGGCTTTCGCCTTTGCTGATAGGGATGCTGGTCATAGGCTTTGGCACCTCCGCACCTGAAATGATGGTGTCGGTGCTGGCCGCGACGCAGGGTAATCCGGGCTTGGCGGTGGGCAATGCCTACGGCTCAAATATTGCCAACATTGGTCTAGTGCTGGGGTCTGTGGCGCTTATTGCGCCGCTGGCCGTGCACTCTAGCGTTATTCGCAAAGAAATGCCGCTGCTGATGCTATTCACGCTAGTCACAGGGTTGATGCTGCTAGATGGCATGGTGGAGCGCTGGGAGGCGCTATGCCTGCTGTTAGCGCTTGTTGTGTTCATTGTGGTCAGCATCATCCTTTCGCGTAAGCAGTCCGACGATGCGCTAGTCGCCGAGGTCGCAGAAACCCTTGAAAGTAAGCCAATGTCCCGCGGTAAGTCCATCATGTGGACGCTGGTAGGGTTGGTTTTATTGGTGGCAAGCTCGCGGTTACTGGTGTGGGGGGCGGTTGAAATCGCCGTGCGTTTTGGCGTCAGCGACTTGATCATCGGGTTGACCGTTGTTGCCGTCGGCACGTCTTTGCCAGAGCTTGCATCCTCTATCAGTGCCTTGCGCCGTAAAGAGCACGATATGGTGCTGGGTAACGTCGTAGGCTCTAACCTGTTTAATAGCCTGGCCGTCGTGGGGATTGCTGGACTGATCGCGCCGATTGAAACAGGGCGTGAAGTGTTGGTGCGCGATTGGAGCGTTATGACGTGTATGACGCTGCTTATGATCCTATTTGCATTTTCTTGGCGTGGGCGTCCGCGTCGAATTAATCGTTTAGAAGGCGGTATCTTACTAGCGCTATTTGTTGCTTACACCGGGTATATGGTGAGTATCGTTGTGATGTCTCAGTAA
- a CDS encoding paraquat-inducible protein A, translating into MKRPSLPVNTPLVDLSPPEIRTQRRRLRACHECDWVSALPPLSSGEKATCPRCSHVLVKRHRYPAQRSMALAVAALTALILAVSFPFISFSVSGVSNRIELSQTATTLISFHQPVVAIAVIMTIVVLPAVYLLGVLWLQFGLLRDQPLPFSRDIARSLSHLTPWMMADVFIIGALVSLIKIAGLADVSLGISFWAFCAFALLLLMTTQSIDADWMWFSLEGEPLSPEGTQTGIPAAGQGLTGCPTCGLINRLSGRGRGHCARCHEKLHQRLPNSLQRTWALLGASAIMYIPANIYPIMTTTSIGNSTPSTIIGGVVQLIQMGSWPIAMVIFIASVIVPLGKLGALTWLCLVVRRSSALNAQSRTRLYRLTEFIGRWSMVDVFVVAILVALIRAGSLMSIAPGPASLAFGSVVVLTMLAAMTFDPRLIWDTPLPARRSLLRRKTATKEPVDG; encoded by the coding sequence ATGAAACGCCCCTCGTTACCGGTTAACACTCCTCTTGTTGACCTTTCGCCGCCTGAGATTAGAACTCAGCGCCGGCGCCTGCGCGCCTGCCATGAGTGCGATTGGGTATCGGCGCTGCCGCCGCTAAGTTCAGGTGAAAAAGCCACCTGCCCACGCTGTTCACACGTGCTTGTCAAACGCCATCGCTACCCAGCGCAGCGTAGTATGGCCCTAGCCGTAGCAGCACTCACCGCTCTGATCCTGGCGGTGTCATTCCCCTTTATTAGTTTTAGCGTAAGTGGCGTTAGCAACCGCATTGAGCTATCGCAAACTGCCACTACGCTTATTAGCTTTCATCAACCCGTGGTCGCTATTGCCGTCATCATGACCATTGTCGTGCTGCCTGCCGTTTATCTACTGGGGGTGCTGTGGCTTCAGTTTGGTCTATTGCGTGATCAGCCCTTGCCCTTTAGCCGTGACATTGCACGCTCGCTATCGCATTTAACGCCCTGGATGATGGCCGATGTATTTATTATTGGCGCCCTGGTAAGCCTGATAAAAATAGCCGGCTTAGCCGATGTTTCTCTGGGCATTTCGTTTTGGGCATTTTGCGCATTTGCACTGCTGTTACTGATGACCACGCAATCCATTGATGCCGACTGGATGTGGTTTTCTCTAGAGGGCGAGCCTCTCTCTCCAGAAGGTACGCAAACAGGCATACCGGCCGCTGGCCAAGGATTAACCGGCTGCCCAACGTGTGGGCTTATCAACAGACTTTCTGGGCGTGGCCGAGGGCACTGTGCTCGTTGCCATGAAAAGCTGCACCAGCGCCTGCCGAATAGCTTGCAGCGCACATGGGCTCTGCTTGGCGCCTCAGCCATTATGTATATTCCCGCCAATATCTATCCCATAATGACGACCACGAGCATAGGCAACTCAACGCCTTCGACTATTATTGGCGGGGTCGTCCAGCTTATTCAAATGGGCTCATGGCCTATCGCTATGGTGATCTTCATTGCCAGCGTGATCGTTCCCCTAGGCAAGCTGGGCGCGTTAACGTGGCTTTGTCTCGTCGTTAGACGCAGCAGTGCGCTGAATGCCCAAAGCCGTACTCGGCTTTATCGGTTAACAGAATTTATTGGCCGATGGTCGATGGTCGACGTTTTTGTTGTGGCTATTTTAGTTGCTTTAATCCGCGCAGGATCTTTAATGTCGATTGCACCGGGCCCCGCGTCACTGGCTTTTGGCTCGGTAGTCGTACTAACCATGTTGGCCGCCATGACATTTGATCCTCGCTTAATTTGGGATACACCTCTCCCAGCTCGCCGCTCTCTTTTACGCCGTAAAACGGCCACCAAGGAACCTGTTGATGGCTAA